Proteins encoded in a region of the Paenibacillus pedocola genome:
- a CDS encoding ABC transporter ATP-binding protein, with amino-acid sequence MARNKFDVDENLESPFNIKHFRRAMVYIKRKQKPMIIAFILSALSAAISLSAPLIMQHVVDVTIPAKAKLALVGWSVLMLLTIVVSVILATIRSRIMTSVGQDIIFDIRTDLFKHLQELPFKYYDDRPQGKILIRVVNYVNSVSDVLSNGIINFILEIVNLIFIAAFMFAVDVRLSFVTLAGLPVFLGIMLLIKTRQRRAWQAVSNKSSNLNAYLQESISGIGVTQMFSREQRNEGIFTRLAGNFRTEWMRALRFNALIPFSVDNLATIVTTLIFLVGLLTLSPQDVTFGVILAMSTYAARFWQPILNLSNLYNNFINAVAYLERIFETLDEPVTVSDIPGAEELLPVRGQVTFDDVTFAYDPGLNILENISFNVQAGESIALVGPTGAGKTTVVNLISRFYNLTGGSILIDGQDISQVTMKSLRSQMGIMLQDSFIFSGTILDNIRYGKLDATEEEVIAAAKTVCADEFIREFEHGYMTEVNERGSKLSQGQRQLISFARTLLADPRILILDEATSSIDAKTERLLQKGLNELLKGRTSFIIAHRLSTVKNCDRIMYVSNKGIAESGSHDELIASRGLYYRLYTAQKMEA; translated from the coding sequence ATGGCAAGGAATAAATTCGACGTCGACGAAAATCTGGAATCTCCATTTAATATCAAACATTTCCGGCGTGCAATGGTGTACATCAAACGGAAGCAGAAACCGATGATTATTGCATTCATTCTGAGCGCCTTATCCGCCGCCATTTCGCTGTCAGCCCCGCTGATTATGCAGCATGTCGTTGATGTAACCATTCCGGCAAAAGCGAAGCTTGCGCTGGTCGGCTGGTCGGTGCTGATGCTGCTGACCATCGTGGTCAGCGTCATTCTGGCGACCATCCGTTCACGCATTATGACGAGCGTCGGGCAGGACATTATCTTTGACATCCGTACGGATTTGTTCAAGCATCTGCAGGAACTGCCCTTCAAATATTATGACGACCGTCCGCAGGGCAAAATCCTCATCAGGGTTGTTAACTACGTCAACTCGGTTTCCGATGTGCTGTCCAACGGCATTATCAACTTCATTCTGGAAATCGTGAATCTGATCTTTATTGCCGCCTTCATGTTCGCCGTTGATGTCCGGCTCTCCTTCGTTACGCTGGCCGGACTCCCTGTATTCCTCGGCATCATGCTGCTGATCAAAACCCGGCAGCGCCGGGCATGGCAGGCGGTATCCAATAAGAGCTCCAACCTGAATGCCTACCTGCAGGAGAGCATCAGCGGGATCGGCGTGACCCAGATGTTCTCACGGGAACAGCGCAATGAAGGCATCTTCACCCGTCTGGCCGGCAATTTCCGGACAGAATGGATGCGGGCCCTGCGTTTTAACGCGCTGATCCCGTTCTCTGTCGACAATCTGGCAACGATCGTCACAACACTGATTTTCTTGGTAGGCCTGCTCACGCTGAGCCCACAAGATGTCACCTTCGGCGTCATTCTGGCCATGAGTACCTATGCAGCCCGCTTCTGGCAGCCGATCCTGAATCTTTCGAACCTGTATAACAACTTCATTAATGCTGTTGCCTATCTGGAGCGTATCTTCGAAACGCTGGATGAACCGGTTACGGTAAGCGATATCCCGGGTGCGGAGGAGCTGCTGCCTGTCCGGGGCCAGGTGACCTTCGACGACGTAACCTTTGCCTATGATCCTGGACTGAACATCCTGGAGAATATCTCCTTTAACGTCCAGGCAGGTGAGAGCATTGCCCTTGTCGGACCGACAGGCGCAGGCAAAACTACGGTCGTCAACCTGATCTCCCGCTTCTATAATCTTACCGGCGGCAGCATCCTGATTGACGGCCAGGATATCTCACAGGTCACCATGAAGTCCTTACGCAGCCAGATGGGAATCATGCTGCAGGACAGCTTTATCTTCTCCGGGACGATCCTGGACAATATCCGTTACGGCAAACTCGATGCGACCGAGGAAGAGGTTATCGCTGCGGCCAAGACCGTTTGCGCGGACGAATTCATCCGCGAGTTCGAGCACGGGTATATGACGGAGGTTAATGAGCGCGGCTCCAAGCTCTCGCAAGGCCAACGGCAGCTCATCTCCTTCGCCAGAACGCTGCTCGCTGACCCGCGTATTCTGATTCTGGACGAAGCCACCTCCTCCATCGACGCCAAGACCGAGCGGCTGCTGCAGAAGGGCCTTAACGAACTGCTTAAGGGACGTACCTCGTTCATTATCGCGCACCGCCTGTCCACCGTGAAGAACTGCGACCGCATTATGTATGTGTCGAACAAAGGTATCGCGGAAAGCGGCTCCCATGATGAGCTGATCGCAAGCCGCGGCCTTTACTACCGGCTTTACAC
- a CDS encoding ABC transporter ATP-binding protein, which yields MFELKWLWQNLKGNRTRYIVALCLSVVGSALTIVNPYISQRIVDTFIAGDNAVQNLTEERGLLIALCLGMIGFSLLRTGLAYLTTMQYERSSQNMMYNIRIYLYNKIQGQDREYYDHNRTGDLMTKMTGDLDMVRHSMAWIFKTIIESLTIFAAAVIYFFTIDAELTLWMLILSPPIFIVAYIFARRVRPMYIDLRERLSQLNTTTQENISGNRVVKAFAREEFEIEKFTDKNVNYSVANKKAALVWLDYFPYLETFAQGFNVILMIAGGLYLMDGRITFGEFAAFSSLIWAISNPMRNIGIIINDIQRFFASLSKIVDIYYARPAIVNEHNPVDKRRYEGRIEFQNVSFKYDSAVVLDDVSFTVEPGETVAIMGSTGAGKTTIINLIPRFYDVTSGRVLVDGVDVRELELDELRGNIGMATQDVLLFSDTIDGNIAYGDPELPEEEVMDYARLAAAHEFITKMPEGYDTVVGERGVGLSGGQKQRIALARAMAVHRPILILDDTTSAVDLETEEHIQRSLRELEYPCTKIIIAQRVSTTCEADRILILDHGRLIEEGTHAELLAKRGYYYDVFMLQNEGIGRQVSQHGKE from the coding sequence ATGTTCGAGCTTAAATGGCTGTGGCAGAACCTCAAGGGGAACCGCACGAGGTATATTGTGGCACTCTGCCTCTCGGTGGTAGGCTCAGCGCTTACTATCGTGAATCCGTACATCAGTCAGCGCATTGTCGATACGTTTATAGCCGGCGATAATGCAGTGCAGAATCTGACAGAGGAACGTGGGCTTCTGATTGCGCTTTGTCTGGGCATGATCGGCTTTTCCCTGCTGCGTACCGGTCTTGCTTATCTGACAACCATGCAGTACGAGCGCTCCTCGCAAAACATGATGTACAACATCCGTATTTATCTGTACAACAAAATTCAGGGACAGGACAGGGAGTATTACGACCATAACCGCACCGGTGATCTTATGACCAAGATGACTGGCGATCTGGACATGGTCCGGCACTCGATGGCATGGATTTTCAAAACAATCATCGAATCACTGACAATTTTTGCTGCTGCCGTCATCTATTTCTTCACGATTGATGCGGAGCTGACGCTGTGGATGCTGATTCTTTCGCCGCCTATTTTTATTGTGGCCTACATATTTGCGCGGCGCGTCCGCCCGATGTATATCGATCTGCGCGAGCGGCTGTCCCAGCTGAACACAACTACACAGGAGAATATCTCCGGCAACCGGGTCGTCAAGGCGTTCGCCCGCGAGGAATTCGAAATTGAGAAATTCACAGACAAGAATGTTAACTATTCGGTTGCCAATAAGAAAGCCGCACTCGTCTGGCTCGATTATTTCCCTTACCTGGAGACCTTCGCTCAAGGCTTCAACGTTATTCTGATGATAGCCGGCGGACTTTATCTGATGGACGGCCGGATTACCTTTGGTGAATTCGCAGCCTTCTCTTCACTCATCTGGGCCATTTCGAACCCGATGCGCAATATCGGTATTATCATTAATGATATCCAGCGTTTTTTTGCCAGTCTATCCAAAATCGTCGATATTTACTATGCCCGGCCGGCGATCGTAAATGAGCACAATCCCGTTGATAAACGCCGTTATGAGGGACGTATAGAGTTTCAGAATGTCAGCTTCAAATACGACAGTGCCGTCGTCCTGGACGATGTCAGCTTTACGGTGGAGCCTGGTGAAACCGTAGCCATTATGGGCTCGACAGGTGCGGGCAAAACAACCATCATCAATCTGATCCCCCGGTTCTACGATGTAACTTCAGGACGTGTGCTTGTGGATGGCGTTGATGTGCGGGAGCTGGAGCTTGATGAGCTGCGGGGCAATATCGGCATGGCCACCCAGGATGTGCTCTTATTCTCCGATACGATTGACGGAAACATCGCTTATGGTGATCCTGAGCTTCCGGAGGAAGAGGTGATGGATTACGCCCGGCTCGCAGCGGCCCATGAATTCATTACCAAAATGCCCGAAGGCTACGATACGGTTGTCGGGGAACGCGGTGTCGGCCTGTCAGGCGGGCAAAAGCAGCGTATTGCACTGGCGCGGGCGATGGCCGTCCACCGTCCGATCCTGATTCTGGACGATACGACCTCTGCGGTCGATCTGGAGACAGAGGAGCATATTCAGCGCAGTCTTCGCGAGCTGGAATACCCTTGCACGAAGATCATTATTGCGCAGCGGGTATCCACAACCTGTGAAGCGGACCGTATCCTGATCCTGGACCACGGCCGTCTGATCGAGGAAGGCACCCACGCCGAGCTTCTGGCGAAGCGGGGTTATTATTACGACGTGTTTATGCTGCAGAACGAGGGCATTGGAAGGCAGGTGAGCCAGCATGGCAAGGAATAA
- a CDS encoding GNAT family N-acetyltransferase: MIKEFVIRNVRDGEEEKLEKFGFVLKMLYLYHGDLDKRNMFLAVKDEEVVAVAHLMLHDTFDAEGHDEDQGFVRYLISEIKFADGDEDEDEEIKDALLDAMIVRAKEIKAQHPDKRIVIAQYTDTDDLPEQNYYLKRGFTVYDTIVVFKYDLSRVIPQYPLPEGVQIRPYVLDNNEAREQYHQAELASFDGVAWSMNQLAWMQGAEEMTNFCAFSGDQFLGNTSTWRIAEGHSATENVFVIPEWQKQGIARNLLCTALEYLKDQGKTIATLGTYGTNKKAIRLYTQIGYELDGFRLTLGYAID; encoded by the coding sequence TTGATAAAAGAGTTTGTGATCCGAAATGTGCGGGATGGAGAGGAAGAGAAGCTCGAGAAATTCGGTTTTGTGCTCAAAATGCTCTATCTGTATCACGGGGATCTGGATAAGAGAAATATGTTCCTGGCTGTAAAAGATGAGGAAGTGGTGGCCGTTGCCCATCTCATGCTCCATGATACGTTTGATGCGGAAGGGCATGATGAGGATCAGGGCTTTGTCCGCTATCTAATCAGTGAAATCAAGTTTGCTGATGGGGATGAGGATGAGGATGAGGAGATCAAAGACGCCTTACTGGATGCGATGATTGTCCGCGCCAAAGAGATCAAGGCACAGCACCCGGATAAGCGGATCGTGATAGCCCAATATACGGATACGGATGACCTCCCGGAGCAGAACTATTACCTGAAACGCGGGTTTACGGTTTACGATACCATTGTCGTATTCAAATATGATCTGAGCCGGGTGATTCCACAGTATCCTTTGCCTGAGGGGGTGCAGATACGCCCCTATGTGCTGGATAACAACGAAGCCCGCGAACAATATCATCAGGCAGAGCTCGCCTCCTTCGACGGTGTGGCCTGGAGCATGAACCAGCTGGCCTGGATGCAGGGGGCAGAGGAAATGACGAACTTCTGCGCGTTTAGCGGTGACCAGTTCCTGGGCAACACCTCAACCTGGAGAATTGCTGAAGGTCATAGTGCAACGGAAAATGTATTCGTCATTCCGGAATGGCAGAAACAAGGGATCGCCCGGAACCTCCTCTGCACCGCGCTGGAATACCTGAAGGATCAGGGCAAAACCATCGCCACCCTGGGGACATATGGGACCAATAAAAAAGCCATCCGGCTCTATACTCAAATCGGCTACGAATTGGACGGATTTAGGCTGACACTTGGGTATGCGATTGATTAA
- a CDS encoding aminoglycoside phosphotransferase family protein, whose product MGSLLGKVDWIGRSGLLEKLLEEQDGLVIQTLDQGFEAEVMKIVSGRESFVLKLWNKSSRPDIRTQFLLLKELFERGIAVSEPLGWGIDTNGDQVLLTTFDGTPVKKVNARKLAVLADMLAKLHQIKVEDLQGTHLPANDFMKYFFPGVEEYADISRLLIPLVQKAQMKQESIIHGDFHMNNIVEKNGRYTVIDWTNGQTGDPGYDFAWSVVLLSVYISEPYAAAFRSAYLQRYNIGPEKLKIYEALAVLRWRLLQRSGGVPVKQDTFQRITSIAEHNPFLQG is encoded by the coding sequence ATGGGAAGCCTCTTAGGCAAGGTGGACTGGATCGGGAGAAGCGGGCTGCTGGAGAAACTCCTGGAGGAGCAGGACGGGCTTGTCATACAGACCTTGGATCAAGGGTTTGAGGCTGAGGTGATGAAGATCGTATCCGGGCGGGAAAGCTTCGTGCTGAAACTCTGGAACAAAAGCTCCCGGCCGGATATCCGCACTCAGTTTCTTCTATTGAAGGAACTGTTTGAACGGGGGATAGCCGTCTCAGAGCCTCTGGGCTGGGGAATAGATACTAACGGGGATCAGGTGCTGTTAACGACCTTTGACGGGACGCCCGTGAAAAAAGTGAATGCACGGAAGCTGGCGGTGCTTGCGGATATGCTGGCGAAGCTGCATCAGATCAAAGTAGAAGATTTGCAGGGGACACATCTGCCTGCCAATGATTTTATGAAGTACTTTTTCCCGGGGGTAGAAGAGTACGCCGATATCTCCCGGTTATTGATTCCCCTTGTTCAGAAGGCTCAAATGAAGCAGGAAAGCATAATACACGGCGACTTCCATATGAACAATATTGTAGAGAAGAACGGACGCTATACGGTCATAGATTGGACGAACGGGCAGACAGGTGATCCAGGGTATGATTTTGCCTGGAGCGTTGTTCTGCTGAGCGTATATATTTCAGAGCCGTATGCAGCAGCGTTTCGTTCCGCCTACTTACAGCGATATAATATTGGGCCGGAAAAGCTTAAGATATATGAAGCGCTGGCTGTTCTCAGATGGAGGCTGCTTCAGCGCAGCGGCGGTGTGCCTGTAAAGCAGGATACATTCCAGCGCATAACGAGTATTGCTGAACATAATCCTTTTCTGCAGGGATGA
- a CDS encoding DUF4003 family protein, translated as MKAQFEARLELFAQNTQTIKKAFAWKSGQINRLAALLYTAENKVVDVDAIRGSSDLIKSTTGPFSTFRGNLSVCIAALLSLSDGKEALLADTLAVYDLLKGLKFRASDYLVVAAYQIAAHKTPDQYQRTADRARHFYDSMKANHRFLTGQDDYIFAAMLALSDLEPERGAARMEQLYAELKPEFLSGNSVQALTQVLVLGEDTPEAAARVLALRDAFRSRNIRLDKEYTLSSLGVLSLLPIGFETIVQDISDTYDSLRTKKGFGSWSITKQELLLLSAALVAYKQIDELKNGVLTTALSTSLTNIVIAQQTAIAVAATSSAAAASSSSN; from the coding sequence ATGAAAGCGCAGTTTGAAGCAAGGCTTGAATTATTCGCCCAGAATACACAGACCATCAAGAAGGCTTTTGCCTGGAAAAGCGGGCAGATCAACCGTTTGGCTGCCCTGCTGTACACAGCAGAGAATAAAGTGGTGGATGTAGATGCCATCCGCGGGAGCAGTGACTTGATCAAGAGCACAACCGGCCCCTTTTCAACCTTCAGAGGTAACCTGTCCGTCTGTATCGCGGCACTGCTGTCGCTTTCAGACGGCAAGGAAGCCCTGCTGGCAGACACCCTTGCCGTGTATGACCTGCTGAAGGGACTGAAATTCCGGGCCTCGGATTATCTTGTGGTCGCTGCCTACCAGATCGCCGCCCATAAGACCCCGGATCAATATCAGCGGACGGCAGACAGAGCACGGCATTTCTACGACAGCATGAAGGCGAACCACCGTTTTCTCACCGGACAGGACGACTATATCTTCGCGGCTATGCTCGCGCTGTCAGATCTTGAGCCGGAACGTGGTGCAGCCCGGATGGAACAGCTCTATGCTGAACTGAAGCCGGAATTCCTGTCGGGCAACAGCGTGCAGGCGCTGACGCAGGTACTGGTGCTTGGTGAAGATACTCCGGAAGCGGCGGCCCGTGTCCTCGCCCTGCGGGATGCTTTCCGCAGCCGGAACATCCGGCTTGATAAAGAATATACCCTCTCGTCACTGGGTGTATTGTCGTTACTGCCTATCGGCTTTGAAACAATCGTGCAGGACATTTCGGATACCTATGATTCGCTTCGGACCAAAAAAGGCTTCGGCAGTTGGTCTATTACCAAGCAGGAGCTGCTGCTGCTTTCGGCTGCACTGGTTGCCTATAAGCAGATCGATGAGTTGAAAAACGGTGTTTTAACGACGGCGCTTTCCACCAGCCTGACCAATATTGTTATCGCCCAGCAGACAGCTATTGCCGTAGCCGCCACGTCCTCGGCTGCCGCTGCCTCATCCTCTTCCAATTAA
- a CDS encoding hemoblobin-interacting domain-containing protein, which yields MVGSNTKSKPGFMQTISKMMAVIITATTVFTVSPGKSQATPLISPVTSATAEVGSSNTAITVTFNTYAIPATDLADLKSDIQIERSGSGSFVDLSADNAGNEISMNADGELVITLNTALTGSSNSINVAAGAVMNEDEVPSDTDITVNNISALDITPPAYTGSTSNQGRSVYLNFDEDFTINAPDGADEEQAQAYLAGQLGVAADGKNFVPVTAQQASVYQNGSRQIYLNYDNNMKVILGSHTVIRIAAGTLKDAAGNLNEEMNLQVSPPVIQSASVSGGNHDVTITFDKDVFDNSGDSLKNYIYLVKGTNDSWKGLVAQDTVSIDSGKLTIHFAEALSGTDSQVVINGGALKDVYGNIQNDAQATALIEADASDLDPAPADTTAPKFLYYYLSNDKQELNFVFNEDVFNARADVASFLQNVQWYNPNTYNWQYALPSDTAVTFTAKVATLHFAAPLTGSQYYFYIYPNHFQDAAGNVLTDYINTNWLYPQQNSGITLNGGYFSHSGRYLSLQFNSNTALVDRTLVDGVSRLNEYITISTDHGVTYKALDAQDVVYVHENTINMVFHEAKQNGSVRVKIAADAVSDTYDMIRNGEVEQEIAYNTPDITGYFFSNTASEFTYADNAAWREHVRVIRVYDNTIDVYRQLDSSEYSLSEGKLTFAKGVFQTGHDYEVMVDAEGYSSQYFEGYTYKSSEVFYMTAPAVTVDNGISASINIFNNAYQEYVMGNQTVIFELFDGSTPVSIVAANLKVNTGSYSASFNVSDADTNPNYTVKAYVVSKYSSNYTDLGLNLATVKTQLELDQAILNTETNKNNND from the coding sequence ATGGTAGGAAGCAATACAAAAAGCAAGCCGGGCTTCATGCAAACGATATCCAAGATGATGGCGGTCATTATTACGGCTACTACAGTTTTTACTGTATCACCCGGCAAGAGTCAGGCCACACCCCTTATTTCACCGGTAACTTCGGCAACGGCTGAAGTAGGCAGCAGCAATACCGCAATCACCGTAACTTTTAATACTTATGCGATTCCGGCTACTGATCTGGCTGATTTAAAGTCGGACATTCAAATTGAACGTTCGGGTTCCGGCTCTTTTGTAGACCTTTCTGCCGATAACGCAGGTAATGAGATTAGTATGAACGCTGACGGCGAACTTGTTATAACCTTGAATACCGCGCTCACAGGTTCATCTAACAGCATCAATGTTGCTGCCGGCGCTGTGATGAATGAGGACGAGGTTCCTTCGGATACTGACATCACGGTTAACAATATCTCTGCACTGGACATCACTCCTCCTGCATATACCGGCTCTACCTCCAATCAAGGGCGCTCCGTGTACCTGAACTTTGATGAGGATTTCACGATCAATGCTCCGGATGGCGCAGATGAAGAGCAGGCCCAGGCTTACCTGGCCGGTCAATTGGGCGTAGCAGCGGATGGGAAGAATTTCGTGCCTGTTACAGCGCAGCAAGCCTCGGTGTACCAGAACGGCTCCAGACAAATCTACCTGAATTATGACAACAACATGAAGGTTATTCTGGGAAGCCATACCGTGATTCGCATTGCTGCCGGCACACTGAAGGATGCAGCAGGCAACCTGAATGAAGAAATGAATCTGCAGGTGAGTCCGCCGGTCATTCAAAGCGCTTCGGTCAGCGGGGGCAATCATGATGTAACGATCACTTTTGATAAAGATGTATTTGATAACTCCGGCGATTCGCTGAAGAACTATATCTATCTGGTAAAAGGAACGAATGACAGCTGGAAGGGATTAGTCGCCCAAGATACCGTGTCCATTGATTCCGGGAAGCTGACGATCCATTTTGCAGAAGCGCTGTCCGGAACTGACAGTCAAGTTGTAATCAATGGCGGCGCTCTGAAGGATGTTTACGGAAACATTCAAAATGATGCTCAGGCTACGGCTCTAATTGAAGCAGATGCTTCCGACCTCGACCCGGCTCCTGCGGATACTACAGCGCCTAAGTTCTTGTACTACTATCTTTCGAATGATAAACAGGAGCTGAATTTTGTCTTTAATGAAGATGTATTCAATGCAAGAGCGGATGTAGCAAGCTTCCTGCAGAATGTGCAGTGGTACAACCCTAATACCTACAATTGGCAATATGCTCTTCCGTCGGATACAGCGGTAACCTTTACGGCAAAGGTAGCAACCCTGCATTTCGCAGCGCCGCTCACAGGGTCTCAGTACTACTTCTATATTTACCCTAATCATTTCCAGGATGCCGCCGGTAATGTGCTGACGGATTATATCAATACGAATTGGCTGTATCCGCAGCAGAACTCGGGAATTACTTTAAACGGCGGGTATTTCTCCCATAGCGGCCGTTACCTCAGCCTGCAGTTTAATTCCAATACAGCGCTTGTGGATCGGACGCTTGTGGATGGAGTATCCCGTTTGAATGAGTATATTACTATTTCTACAGATCACGGTGTAACTTATAAAGCTCTGGATGCGCAGGATGTTGTATACGTTCATGAGAACACCATCAACATGGTCTTTCATGAAGCGAAGCAGAATGGTTCAGTCCGAGTTAAAATCGCTGCGGATGCAGTAAGCGATACCTACGATATGATCCGTAACGGGGAAGTTGAACAGGAGATTGCTTATAATACGCCTGACATTACCGGGTATTTCTTCAGCAATACAGCAAGTGAGTTCACATATGCAGATAATGCAGCCTGGAGAGAGCATGTGAGAGTGATCCGGGTGTACGACAATACTATTGATGTATACAGACAATTGGACAGCTCGGAGTATTCGCTCAGTGAAGGAAAGCTGACCTTTGCAAAGGGTGTTTTCCAGACAGGACATGATTATGAGGTTATGGTAGACGCTGAAGGCTACAGCAGCCAATATTTTGAAGGGTATACCTATAAATCTTCAGAAGTGTTCTATATGACTGCACCGGCAGTGACTGTAGACAATGGAATTTCGGCAAGCATTAATATATTCAACAATGCCTACCAGGAGTATGTGATGGGGAACCAGACAGTAATCTTCGAGCTGTTCGACGGCTCTACGCCGGTGAGTATCGTTGCTGCGAATCTAAAAGTAAACACAGGCAGCTATTCTGCCAGCTTCAATGTCAGCGATGCGGATACGAATCCGAATTATACAGTAAAAGCGTATGTGGTGAGCAAGTACAGTAGTAACTATACGGATCTTGGACTGAACCTGGCTACCGTTAAGACTCAGCTTGAGCTGGATCAGGCCATTCTTAATACTGAGACTAACAAAAATAATAATGACTAG
- a CDS encoding S-layer homology domain-containing protein: protein MKLRMLSMTLIVALCISLVPAAVFAASAAVTLNPVASVETGGTVVITGTSTLDEVIIQVLRPVKSTVFYDIVQVSGGQFSSTFTLGKAEAAGTYKVTAGQGNQVATADLIVKAAATGTGSGDGNGTGNGGGTGSGGGTDPGGETGGGTDTGNGTGSGSGSGTGNGTGNGTGNGTGTITVGSGGVTTGTITTPGTPITPPATNAVPVKVDTGKNTAVSAVSANGVVTATVTQDAAALAEALTAAAKQDNHGAAPIVFVAYNNPAGEGVQFKLPASVLAAAALNAPNTIISLQTNDGEYSLPLSVLNFAAIAQSLSTATADLSIQVNISPAASDLNSKIQRDAQGIAASQTGAAIDFSVTASGNGTTIELNHFGSTYLERSMVITAPVDKTRATVVLYDDSTGQFSFVPAVFNKQANGSTKVTFKRNGNSIYTVLTASRTFGDISKHWARADIELLASKLIVNGSTSSEFTPDSSITRAEFAALLVRSLGLTPDAASAAFTDVKEGDWYAGSIGAAVQAKLVDGFQDHSFRPTETITREQMAVMISRAIGAAGKASGAAGNPDELLAGFTDKAAIGSWAQAAVAQAVEAKIITGMTSATFVPSAKASRAQAAVMLTRLLQYTGFVN from the coding sequence GTGAAGTTACGCATGTTAAGTATGACGCTGATCGTAGCGCTGTGTATATCGCTTGTACCTGCTGCGGTATTTGCAGCCAGCGCGGCGGTTACGTTAAATCCGGTAGCTTCTGTAGAGACTGGCGGTACTGTGGTGATTACAGGCACATCGACGCTGGACGAAGTGATTATCCAAGTGCTGCGTCCGGTAAAAAGCACGGTCTTCTATGATATCGTTCAGGTCAGCGGCGGACAGTTCAGCAGCACCTTCACCTTGGGGAAAGCTGAAGCAGCCGGAACATATAAGGTGACAGCCGGACAAGGCAATCAGGTAGCTACAGCCGATTTGATTGTAAAAGCGGCAGCTACGGGTACTGGGAGCGGCGATGGGAACGGTACCGGAAATGGTGGCGGAACCGGCAGCGGTGGCGGAACCGATCCGGGCGGTGAAACCGGCGGAGGAACGGATACAGGAAATGGAACAGGCAGTGGATCAGGCAGTGGTACAGGTAACGGTACAGGTAACGGTACAGGTAACGGTACAGGCACTATCACTGTCGGCAGCGGTGGCGTGACTACCGGAACAATCACCACACCGGGAACCCCCATAACTCCACCGGCAACGAATGCGGTGCCGGTCAAAGTGGACACGGGCAAGAATACAGCGGTATCTGCAGTATCAGCGAATGGTGTGGTAACGGCTACCGTTACTCAAGACGCTGCGGCTCTGGCGGAGGCTCTAACAGCTGCGGCGAAGCAGGATAATCATGGAGCAGCACCGATTGTTTTTGTAGCTTATAATAATCCAGCCGGTGAAGGGGTTCAGTTTAAGCTTCCGGCTTCTGTACTGGCAGCTGCAGCCTTGAATGCGCCGAATACGATTATCTCCCTGCAAACCAACGACGGGGAATATTCACTGCCGCTCAGCGTGCTCAATTTTGCGGCGATTGCGCAGAGCTTAAGCACAGCAACGGCAGACTTAAGTATTCAGGTGAATATTTCTCCGGCAGCGTCAGACCTGAACAGCAAGATTCAGCGTGACGCGCAGGGAATTGCTGCTTCCCAGACCGGAGCTGCAATTGACTTTTCGGTTACAGCCTCCGGGAACGGTACAACGATTGAGCTGAACCATTTTGGCTCCACTTATCTGGAGCGGAGTATGGTGATTACGGCTCCGGTCGATAAGACCCGCGCAACAGTCGTTCTGTACGATGATTCCACTGGTCAGTTTTCCTTCGTGCCGGCTGTATTTAACAAGCAGGCAAACGGCTCCACAAAGGTAACCTTCAAGCGGAACGGCAACAGCATTTATACGGTGCTTACCGCGAGCCGTACGTTCGGTGATATCAGCAAACACTGGGCCCGGGCGGATATCGAGCTGCTGGCGTCCAAGCTGATTGTAAATGGTTCCACATCCAGTGAATTTACTCCGGACAGCAGCATTACAAGAGCTGAATTTGCAGCTCTGCTGGTCCGTTCGCTGGGGCTGACACCGGATGCTGCCTCGGCGGCGTTCACAGATGTCAAAGAAGGCGACTGGTACGCCGGTTCCATCGGTGCTGCTGTGCAGGCCAAGCTGGTGGATGGCTTCCAGGACCATAGCTTTAGACCAACTGAGACGATTACCCGCGAACAAATGGCGGTCATGATCTCGAGAGCCATCGGCGCTGCTGGGAAGGCAAGCGGTGCTGCAGGTAATCCGGATGAACTGCTGGCAGGTTTCACAGACAAAGCTGCAATCGGCAGCTGGGCACAGGCTGCTGTAGCCCAGGCTGTAGAGGCGAAGATCATCACAGGTATGACCTCAGCAACCTTTGTTCCTTCAGCCAAAGCCAGCCGGGCACAGGCCGCTGTGATGCTGACACGGCTGCTGCAATATACCGGATTTGTGAACTAA